From the genome of Streptomyces sp. NBC_01116, one region includes:
- a CDS encoding glycerophosphodiester phosphodiesterase, whose product MGVEPENTLRSFVRAEESGMDAIELDLHLSKDGALVVMHDVDVDRTTDGTGPIAARTLAELRELDAGQGERIPVFEEVLEAVSSPLQAEIKDVAAARALADVIRERDLAGRVEVSSFHDEAVTEIARLVPGVRTVLIASRWGADVVDRAKAAGAATLALNIRRLTLEVVEQAHSEGVKVIGWVVNTQDHLRLARALGLDGATTDFPEIRRAGRFTA is encoded by the coding sequence ATGGGCGTCGAGCCCGAGAACACCCTGCGCTCCTTCGTCCGCGCCGAGGAGTCCGGGATGGACGCCATTGAGCTGGATCTCCATCTCAGCAAGGACGGCGCGCTCGTCGTGATGCACGACGTGGACGTGGACCGCACCACGGACGGGACCGGACCGATCGCGGCCAGGACCCTGGCGGAGCTGCGCGAGCTCGACGCCGGTCAGGGCGAACGGATCCCCGTCTTCGAGGAGGTGCTGGAGGCCGTCTCCTCCCCGCTCCAGGCGGAGATCAAGGACGTGGCGGCGGCCCGCGCGCTGGCGGACGTGATCCGGGAGCGCGATCTCGCCGGCCGGGTGGAGGTGTCCTCCTTCCACGACGAGGCCGTCACCGAGATCGCGCGGCTGGTGCCGGGCGTACGCACGGTCCTGATCGCCAGCCGCTGGGGCGCGGACGTGGTGGACCGGGCGAAGGCGGCGGGCGCGGCGACACTCGCGCTGAACATCCGCCGCCTCACCCTGGAGGTCGTGGAGCAGGCGCACTCCGAGGGCGTGAAGGTGATCGGCTGGGTGGTGAACACCCAGGACCATCTGCGGCTCGCGCGGGCGCTGGGCCTGGACGGCGCGACGACCGACTTCCCGGAGATCCGCCGCGCCGGCCGCTTCACCGCCTGA
- a CDS encoding GNAT family N-acetyltransferase, whose protein sequence is MDTATPPDAARLIFRDATEDDVPALVALVESAYRGDSSRTGWTTEADILQGQRTDEQGVREVLDAPAGRLLAVERGGALVACCQLEHRGDAAYFGMFAVRPGLQGGGLGKLIIAEAERTVRESWGVGEMHMTVISVREDLIAWYERRGYRRTGVLTPFPYGDERFGIPQCDDLAFELLVKNLEVGDAGEGA, encoded by the coding sequence ATGGACACCGCCACGCCTCCCGACGCGGCCCGGCTGATCTTCCGCGACGCGACCGAGGACGACGTACCGGCGCTGGTGGCCCTCGTCGAGTCCGCCTACCGGGGCGACTCCAGCCGCACCGGCTGGACCACCGAGGCCGACATCCTCCAGGGGCAGCGGACCGACGAGCAGGGTGTGCGCGAGGTCCTCGACGCTCCGGCCGGCCGGCTTCTCGCGGTCGAGCGCGGCGGCGCGCTCGTCGCCTGCTGCCAGCTCGAACACCGGGGCGACGCGGCCTACTTCGGCATGTTCGCGGTGCGGCCGGGACTTCAGGGCGGCGGACTCGGCAAGCTGATCATCGCCGAGGCGGAGCGCACCGTCAGGGAGAGCTGGGGCGTCGGGGAGATGCACATGACGGTGATCTCGGTGCGCGAGGACCTGATCGCCTGGTACGAGCGCCGGGGTTACCGCCGTACGGGAGTGCTCACCCCGTTCCCGTACGGTGACGAGCGCTTCGGGATCCCGCAGTGCGACGACCTGGCCTTCGAGCTGCTCGTCAAGAACCTTGAGGTGGGCGACGCGGGGGAAGGCGCCTGA
- a CDS encoding DUF5134 domain-containing protein, whose amino-acid sequence MHGGALAGWLLMALCAVSGASCLSRARAGTRQERRTARSEAVMGFGMAAMAVPAAALSLPDWAWAVYAALFGAAALRALRPALGGGHHLHHLVGSLAMVYMAVAMAPAVTGSGGGGHAGHGAAAGAGGIPLLTGALLVYYAFYVLGSAGRLLPGTAVAPAGGTGQSARGPGGSGGGTDGRPQLMSACRLTMGIGMFAMLLTL is encoded by the coding sequence GTGCACGGAGGGGCCCTGGCAGGCTGGCTGCTGATGGCGTTGTGCGCGGTGAGCGGCGCATCCTGCCTGTCGCGCGCCCGTGCGGGGACGCGGCAGGAGCGCCGCACCGCGCGCTCGGAGGCGGTCATGGGTTTCGGCATGGCGGCGATGGCCGTCCCGGCGGCGGCGCTGTCGCTCCCGGACTGGGCCTGGGCGGTGTACGCGGCGCTGTTCGGCGCGGCCGCGCTGCGCGCGCTGCGGCCCGCCCTGGGCGGCGGCCACCATCTGCACCATCTCGTCGGCTCGCTGGCCATGGTCTACATGGCCGTGGCGATGGCCCCCGCGGTCACCGGGAGCGGCGGGGGCGGGCATGCCGGGCACGGGGCCGCCGCGGGCGCGGGAGGCATACCCCTGCTGACCGGGGCGCTGCTCGTCTACTACGCGTTCTACGTGCTGGGCTCGGCCGGCCGACTGCTGCCCGGGACCGCCGTGGCCCCGGCCGGCGGCACGGGCCAATCCGCCCGGGGACCGGGCGGATCCGGAGGCGGCACGGACGGCCGGCCCCAGCTCATGTCGGCCTGCAGGCTGACGATGGGCATCGGCATGTTCGCCATGCTGCTCACTCTGTGA
- a CDS encoding M56 family metallopeptidase, whose protein sequence is MLVSLALLLLGALTALVTPRVMARARWPEREPVVALWVWQCVVAGVLLSFALSMTLSAAAAWQAVRGHVFAPAPHAVVEAYALAAYGPWSAVIAVLLAMGGLWTGAMLLREIRRARRRRKQRRAELLVRSPLLPGEEPGADRLVVLEGERPDAWWLPGTAPQLVITTAALGRLKGRQLDAVLAHEQGHAAARHDWLLHCSSALAIGFPQIPVFAAFRDEMHRLVELAADDVASRRFGRLTTALALVGLNEDRGVFGPCPTPQAQVPLRVNRLLAPVERLTAGRRLRLTAAAALVPVVPVFVAFVPGLRALG, encoded by the coding sequence ATGCTGGTCTCCCTCGCGCTGCTGCTGCTCGGTGCACTGACCGCCCTGGTGACCCCCCGCGTGATGGCGCGCGCCCGGTGGCCGGAGCGGGAGCCGGTCGTGGCCCTGTGGGTCTGGCAGTGCGTGGTGGCCGGGGTCCTCCTGTCGTTCGCCCTGTCCATGACGCTGAGCGCGGCCGCCGCCTGGCAGGCGGTGCGCGGCCACGTCTTCGCCCCCGCCCCGCACGCCGTCGTCGAGGCGTACGCCCTGGCGGCGTACGGGCCGTGGTCGGCGGTCATCGCGGTGCTGCTGGCGATGGGCGGCCTGTGGACCGGGGCGATGCTCCTGAGGGAGATCCGGCGGGCGCGGCGTCGCCGCAAGCAGCGCCGGGCGGAACTGCTGGTGCGTTCCCCGCTGCTGCCGGGCGAGGAGCCGGGCGCCGACCGTCTCGTGGTGCTGGAGGGCGAACGCCCCGACGCCTGGTGGCTGCCCGGCACGGCTCCGCAGCTCGTCATCACCACCGCCGCGCTGGGCCGGCTGAAGGGCCGTCAGCTCGATGCGGTGCTCGCCCATGAGCAGGGGCACGCCGCGGCCCGGCACGACTGGCTGCTGCACTGCTCGTCCGCGCTGGCGATCGGCTTCCCGCAGATCCCGGTGTTCGCCGCGTTCCGCGACGAGATGCACCGGCTGGTCGAACTGGCCGCGGACGACGTGGCGTCGCGCCGCTTCGGCCGGCTGACGACCGCGCTCGCCCTGGTCGGACTCAACGAGGACCGCGGGGTGTTCGGCCCCTGCCCCACCCCGCAGGCCCAAGTGCCCCTGCGGGTCAACCGGTTGCTGGCCCCGGTCGAACGGCTGACGGCGGGCCGCAGGCTCCGGTTGACGGCCGCCGCCGCGCTGGTCCCGGTCGTCCCGGTGTTCGTGGCCTTCGTCCCCGGACTCCGCGCGCTGGGTTAG
- a CDS encoding phosphatase PAP2 family protein gives MSSPLRRFRSPDPSPRTAPAVWTAAVVGAAALVLLVLVAARWSPLMSLDRAVADALHRHAVADPGLVQVSRVLTDWVWDPWTMRALIAVTVVVLWWRGARPLALWVAATSLISTLLQQGLKAAVGRERPQWPDPVDSAHYAAFPSGHAMTAVVTCGLFVWLLRLYGAGPGARGAALAVAVVSAIGVAATRVYLGVHWLTDVMGGALLGVAVVALSAAAYARYAPVREGALADTGAGREGSRP, from the coding sequence ATGTCCTCCCCCCTCCGCCGCTTCCGCTCGCCGGATCCCTCGCCCCGCACCGCGCCCGCCGTGTGGACCGCAGCCGTCGTCGGCGCGGCCGCTCTCGTACTGCTCGTGCTGGTGGCGGCGCGCTGGTCGCCGCTGATGTCCCTGGACCGGGCGGTCGCCGACGCCCTGCACCGGCACGCGGTGGCCGATCCCGGTCTGGTCCAGGTGAGCCGGGTGCTGACGGACTGGGTGTGGGATCCCTGGACCATGCGGGCCCTGATCGCGGTGACGGTGGTCGTCCTGTGGTGGCGGGGCGCGCGCCCGCTCGCCCTCTGGGTGGCCGCGACGAGCCTGATCTCCACCCTGCTCCAGCAGGGACTGAAGGCGGCGGTGGGCCGGGAGCGCCCGCAGTGGCCCGATCCGGTGGACTCGGCCCATTACGCGGCCTTTCCCTCCGGGCACGCCATGACGGCCGTCGTGACCTGCGGCCTGTTCGTCTGGCTGCTGCGGCTGTACGGCGCGGGCCCCGGTGCCCGGGGCGCGGCGCTGGCCGTGGCGGTGGTCTCGGCGATCGGGGTGGCGGCGACCCGGGTGTACCTGGGGGTGCACTGGCTGACCGATGTGATGGGGGGTGCGCTGCTGGGGGTGGCCGTGGTGGCGTTGAGCGCCGCGGCGTACGCCCGGTACGCGCCGGTCCGGGAGGGCGCCCTTGCCGACACGGGGGCGGGCCGGGAAGGATCGCGCCCATGA
- a CDS encoding HAD family hydrolase, with protein sequence MTVTGVLFDFSGTLFRIEPVRDWLAAVLREEGVDVTPEDFERYVSGLTEAGALPGGPPPVRVPDRLAGAMSRRDLSAALHREAYTGLSRGVALPEPGLYDALYDRHMRPEAWRPYPDSAEVLAGLRRAGVAVCVVSNIGWDLRPVFRAHGLDALVDAYVLSFEHGLQKPDAGLFRIACSLIGRDPSEVVMVGDDRVADGGAAALGCEVRFVDHLPVAARPDGLRSLGLVPE encoded by the coding sequence ATGACGGTCACAGGCGTGCTGTTCGACTTCTCCGGAACCCTGTTCCGTATCGAGCCGGTCCGGGACTGGCTCGCCGCCGTGCTGCGTGAGGAGGGCGTCGACGTCACCCCGGAGGATTTCGAGCGGTACGTGAGCGGGCTCACGGAGGCCGGGGCACTGCCGGGCGGGCCGCCCCCGGTCCGGGTCCCCGACCGGCTGGCCGGGGCGATGTCCCGCCGGGACCTGAGCGCCGCCCTGCACCGCGAGGCGTACACGGGTCTGTCCCGGGGCGTCGCCCTTCCCGAGCCGGGGCTGTACGACGCGCTGTACGACCGCCATATGCGGCCGGAGGCCTGGCGGCCCTATCCGGACAGCGCCGAGGTGCTGGCGGGGCTACGGAGGGCGGGTGTCGCCGTGTGCGTGGTCAGCAACATCGGGTGGGACCTGCGTCCGGTCTTCCGCGCGCACGGGCTCGACGCCCTGGTCGACGCCTATGTCCTGTCCTTCGAGCACGGGCTCCAGAAGCCCGACGCGGGGCTGTTCCGCATCGCCTGCTCGCTGATCGGCCGGGACCCGTCGGAGGTGGTCATGGTCGGTGACGACCGGGTCGCGGACGGTGGCGCGGCCGCCCTCGGCTGCGAGGTCCGGTTCGTGGACCACCTGCCGGTCGCGGCTCGGCCCGACGGCCTGCGTTCGCTGGGTCTCGTGCCGGAATGA
- a CDS encoding LVIVD repeat-containing protein produces the protein MTSLHTTRVRRRRLSAVAAAAGLLATLLTATTAAATPDPGDAPADRGSVTRSEQAEARAAIAGGDIPGVDEIVHSSNIKHLTNVPKSALKGTNTDLAFQGKYAFVGNYDGFVIYDISKPKKPRTVAQVLCPGSQNDISVSGNLLFLSTDSSRSDDSCSSTSQPATEKSSWEGMKIFDISDKRQPKYIAAVETACGSHTHTLVPDGKKNVYVYVSSYSPNETFPDCKPPHDGISVIKVPVKAPQKARIVNFPVLFPDGGNPGAPENPGVSKTTGCHDITVLPSKDLAAGACMGDGLLFSIEDPEHPRIIDRVQDNVNFAFWHSATFNQGTNKVVFTDELGGGGAATCNAEIGPERGANGIYDIVGKGDQRKLVFRSYFKIDRHQADAEVCVAHNGSIIPVKGRDLMVQAWYQGGISVWDFTDSSRPEEIAFFERGPVTLDRVTTAGSWSAYYYNGHIYSSDIAKGFDVLKLKDRRTDPAERVELDELNTQTQPDYFDR, from the coding sequence GTGACCTCGTTGCACACCACCCGCGTGCGGCGCAGACGTCTGAGCGCGGTGGCAGCCGCGGCCGGACTCCTCGCCACGCTGCTGACGGCCACCACAGCGGCCGCGACCCCCGACCCGGGCGACGCCCCGGCAGACCGCGGTTCCGTCACCAGGAGCGAGCAGGCCGAGGCCAGGGCCGCGATAGCCGGTGGTGACATCCCCGGCGTGGACGAGATCGTCCACAGCTCCAACATCAAGCACCTGACGAACGTGCCGAAGAGCGCCCTCAAGGGCACCAACACGGACCTCGCGTTCCAGGGGAAGTACGCGTTCGTGGGCAACTACGACGGCTTCGTCATCTACGACATCAGCAAGCCGAAGAAGCCCAGGACGGTCGCGCAGGTCCTCTGCCCCGGTTCGCAGAACGACATCTCGGTCTCCGGGAACCTGCTGTTCCTGTCGACGGACTCCTCGCGCAGCGACGACTCCTGCTCCAGCACCTCCCAGCCCGCCACGGAGAAGTCCTCCTGGGAGGGCATGAAGATCTTCGACATCAGCGACAAGCGGCAGCCGAAGTACATCGCCGCCGTGGAGACCGCCTGCGGTTCCCACACGCACACGCTGGTGCCGGACGGCAAGAAGAACGTGTACGTGTACGTCTCCTCGTACTCGCCCAACGAGACGTTCCCGGACTGCAAGCCGCCGCACGACGGGATCTCCGTCATCAAGGTGCCGGTCAAGGCTCCCCAGAAGGCCCGGATCGTCAACTTCCCGGTGCTCTTCCCGGACGGCGGCAACCCCGGGGCGCCGGAGAACCCCGGTGTCTCCAAGACGACCGGCTGCCACGACATCACGGTGCTGCCGTCCAAGGACCTCGCCGCCGGCGCCTGCATGGGTGACGGTCTGCTGTTCTCCATCGAGGACCCGGAGCACCCGAGGATCATCGACCGTGTCCAGGACAACGTGAACTTCGCGTTCTGGCACTCGGCGACCTTCAACCAGGGTACGAACAAGGTCGTCTTCACCGACGAACTCGGCGGCGGCGGCGCGGCCACCTGCAACGCGGAGATCGGGCCCGAGCGGGGCGCCAACGGCATCTACGACATCGTCGGCAAGGGCGACCAGCGCAAGCTGGTCTTCCGCAGCTACTTCAAGATCGACCGGCACCAGGCCGACGCCGAGGTCTGCGTCGCCCACAACGGCTCGATCATCCCGGTGAAGGGCCGTGACCTGATGGTCCAGGCCTGGTACCAGGGCGGCATCTCCGTCTGGGACTTCACCGACTCGTCCAGGCCCGAGGAGATCGCCTTCTTCGAGCGCGGCCCGGTCACGCTCGACCGGGTCACCACGGCCGGCTCCTGGTCGGCGTACTACTACAACGGCCACATCTACTCCAGCGACATCGCCAAGGGCTTCGATGTGCTGAAGCTGAAGGACCGGCGCACCGACCCGGCCGAGCGGGTCGAGCTGGACGAGCTCAACACGCAGACGCAGCCGGACTACTTCGACCGCTGA
- a CDS encoding DUF305 domain-containing protein yields MAQEVTVLIHRRSTAPRSTAFAAAAVAAVLALGACDAGSGDGTSDRAKDSGPGVVAPGRPGEPARTLSAEEAVEEAGQDTANSADFRYARMMIEHHGQALVMTGLVPGRTSADTVERLADRISAGQKPEIGAMKGWLERNGGDRRKEHHDHTTMPGMATDAQIEKLRAAEGKAFDKLFLELMITHHQGAITMATEALTEGNDVIVEEMASDVVAQQTVEINRMRGLMD; encoded by the coding sequence GTGGCACAGGAGGTCACCGTGTTGATCCATCGCCGGTCCACAGCTCCGCGCTCAACCGCTTTCGCGGCGGCGGCGGTTGCCGCCGTGCTCGCCCTGGGAGCCTGTGACGCGGGCAGCGGTGACGGAACGTCGGACAGGGCGAAGGACTCGGGCCCGGGCGTGGTCGCGCCCGGCAGACCGGGCGAGCCCGCCCGGACGCTCTCCGCCGAGGAGGCCGTCGAGGAGGCCGGTCAGGACACCGCCAACTCCGCCGACTTCCGGTACGCGCGGATGATGATCGAACATCACGGACAGGCCCTCGTGATGACCGGACTCGTCCCGGGACGGACGTCCGCCGACACCGTCGAACGGCTCGCGGATCGCATATCGGCAGGCCAGAAGCCGGAGATCGGCGCGATGAAGGGATGGCTGGAAAGGAACGGCGGCGACCGGCGCAAGGAGCACCACGACCACACCACGATGCCCGGCATGGCGACCGACGCCCAGATCGAGAAGTTGCGCGCCGCCGAGGGCAAGGCCTTCGACAAGCTCTTCCTGGAGCTGATGATCACCCACCACCAGGGGGCCATCACCATGGCCACGGAGGCGCTCACCGAGGGGAACGACGTCATCGTCGAGGAGATGGCGAGCGACGTGGTCGCCCAGCAGACCGTGGAGATCAACCGGATGCGGGGGCTGATGGACTGA
- a CDS encoding FAD-dependent oxidoreductase, translated as MLSVAVVGSGPSGVYTAQALLRQSLVPDVRVHVLDRLPTPYGLVRYGVAPDHEKIKSLQNSLRAVLEDDRVTFVGNVGVGGAEGVSPARLAELYHAVVYCVGASADRALAVPGESLPGSYSATRFVSWYSAHPDVGADPFVLDARSAVVIGVGNVAVDVARILARGADELRATDVPRAALSALEESRVRDVHIVGRRGPSQARFTTKELRELGALPGARVVVDPAELALDPAYAAPDGLPGALSLPAVVRRNLEVLRGWSAAGEPAAADAGRRIRLRFFLRPVELLERDGRVAGVRFARTAPDSGGGVRDTGAYEDVEAQLVLRAVGYRGVELPGLPFDPVRGTVPHTAGRVLRDGAPAPGEYVAGWIKRGPTGVIGSNRSCAKETVASLLEDAAVLRRRRAADDPLAVLREWGLRPVEWSGWLSIERAEAELGRSLGRGPVKIPDWPGLLAAARDRDR; from the coding sequence GTGCTCTCCGTCGCCGTCGTCGGTTCCGGTCCCAGCGGGGTCTACACCGCTCAGGCCCTGCTCCGGCAGTCGCTCGTGCCCGACGTGCGCGTGCACGTCCTGGACCGGCTGCCCACCCCGTACGGGCTCGTGCGCTACGGGGTGGCCCCCGACCACGAGAAGATCAAGTCGCTGCAGAACAGTCTGCGGGCGGTGCTGGAGGACGACCGGGTCACCTTCGTGGGCAACGTCGGCGTCGGCGGGGCGGAAGGAGTCTCCCCCGCCCGGCTCGCGGAGCTGTACCACGCGGTCGTCTACTGCGTGGGGGCGTCGGCCGACCGCGCGCTCGCGGTGCCGGGCGAGAGTCTGCCGGGCAGCTACTCCGCCACCCGCTTCGTCTCCTGGTACAGCGCCCATCCGGACGTCGGCGCCGACCCGTTCGTCCTGGACGCCCGCTCGGCCGTCGTGATCGGCGTGGGCAACGTCGCGGTCGACGTGGCCCGGATCCTGGCGCGCGGCGCCGACGAGCTGCGGGCCACCGACGTGCCCCGTGCGGCGCTGAGCGCGCTGGAGGAGAGCCGGGTGCGCGATGTGCACATCGTGGGCCGCCGGGGCCCCTCCCAGGCCCGGTTCACCACCAAGGAGCTGCGGGAGCTGGGGGCGCTGCCCGGGGCACGGGTCGTCGTCGACCCGGCGGAGCTCGCGCTCGACCCGGCGTACGCCGCTCCGGACGGCCTGCCCGGAGCGCTGTCGCTGCCCGCCGTGGTGCGGCGGAACCTGGAGGTCCTGCGCGGCTGGTCGGCGGCCGGGGAGCCGGCGGCGGCCGATGCCGGGCGCCGTATCCGGCTGCGGTTCTTCCTGCGGCCGGTGGAACTGCTGGAGCGCGACGGGCGGGTCGCCGGGGTGCGGTTCGCGCGGACGGCTCCGGACAGCGGGGGCGGGGTCCGGGACACCGGCGCGTACGAGGACGTCGAGGCGCAGCTGGTCCTGCGGGCGGTCGGCTACCGCGGGGTGGAGCTGCCGGGGCTGCCCTTCGACCCGGTGCGCGGCACGGTGCCGCACACGGCGGGCCGGGTGCTGCGGGACGGGGCGCCGGCACCGGGCGAGTACGTGGCGGGGTGGATCAAGCGGGGGCCGACCGGGGTGATCGGTTCGAACCGCTCCTGCGCCAAGGAGACGGTGGCCTCCCTCCTGGAGGACGCCGCCGTGCTGAGGCGCCGCCGGGCGGCGGACGATCCGCTGGCCGTGCTGCGGGAGTGGGGACTGCGGCCGGTGGAGTGGTCCGGCTGGCTGTCGATCGAGCGCGCGGAGGCGGAGCTGGGCCGTTCGCTGGGGCGCGGCCCGGTGAAGATTCCCGACTGGCCCGGGTTGCTGGCGGCGGCCCGCGACAGGGACCGGTGA
- a CDS encoding class I SAM-dependent methyltransferase: MFTKQGPTVRELAVQALSSTERGYDLLAPKFDETPYRTPDRVLDAVTRAVRELGPFDTGIDVCCGTGAGVGVLRQLCRERAVGVDFSAGMLAEARAAFPPGSEKPAVHWVRADARSLPFAPAFDLALSFGAFGHFLPAERFGLFAEVYGSLRPGGQFVFPIGAPPPVGSRAYWSLFGFDAAMRVRNALWRPRFVMYYRTFRLGDVLEDLTQAGFVVRLLPLTDLGARPDGSPRARLVVATREG, translated from the coding sequence ATGTTCACCAAACAGGGCCCCACCGTGCGCGAACTGGCCGTTCAGGCGCTCTCCTCGACCGAGCGCGGATACGATCTCCTCGCCCCGAAGTTCGACGAGACGCCCTACCGCACCCCGGACCGCGTGCTCGACGCCGTCACCCGGGCGGTGCGCGAGCTCGGACCCTTCGACACCGGAATCGACGTCTGCTGCGGCACCGGCGCGGGGGTCGGCGTGCTCCGGCAGCTGTGCCGGGAGCGTGCGGTCGGCGTCGACTTCAGCGCGGGCATGCTCGCCGAGGCCCGTGCCGCCTTCCCGCCCGGGAGCGAGAAGCCGGCGGTGCACTGGGTACGGGCCGACGCCCGCTCCCTGCCCTTCGCGCCCGCCTTCGATCTCGCCCTGAGCTTCGGCGCGTTCGGCCACTTCCTGCCCGCCGAACGCTTCGGCCTCTTCGCCGAGGTGTACGGATCGCTGCGGCCGGGCGGGCAGTTCGTCTTCCCGATCGGCGCACCGCCCCCGGTGGGATCGCGCGCCTACTGGTCGCTGTTCGGCTTCGACGCGGCGATGCGGGTCCGCAACGCCCTGTGGCGCCCGCGGTTCGTCATGTACTACCGCACGTTCCGGCTCGGCGACGTGCTGGAGGACCTGACGCAGGCCGGATTCGTCGTGCGGCTGCTGCCGCTGACCGACCTCGGCGCGCGCCCCGACGGCAGCCCGCGCGCCCGGCTGGTGGTGGCGACCCGGGAGGGATGA
- a CDS encoding cupin domain-containing protein yields MVTFEGLPGAVAVSHLSVYDWPAADGLRGGTPHLHLTCSEGYVVVGGSGSVQTLTAAGFQETPLTPGALVWFTPGAVHRLVNDDGLRVIVLMQNSGLPEAGDAVLTLPPRCLADPEVYRAAATLPVDAAEAVRERAARARRDLAVEGFLVLREAVEAGDPEPLAAFHRAAAALVRPRTPEWRSRWKKGAATAAAATAGQLDALDRGESDHLADARVHAEVPAEHGGFGMCGRLDVYRT; encoded by the coding sequence GTGGTGACCTTCGAAGGACTGCCCGGCGCCGTCGCCGTCTCGCACCTGAGCGTCTACGACTGGCCCGCCGCCGACGGGCTGCGCGGGGGCACCCCGCATCTGCACCTGACCTGCTCGGAGGGGTACGTCGTGGTCGGCGGCAGCGGTTCTGTGCAGACCCTCACGGCCGCCGGATTCCAGGAGACCCCGCTGACGCCCGGAGCGCTCGTGTGGTTCACGCCGGGCGCCGTGCACCGCCTGGTCAACGACGACGGGCTGCGCGTCATCGTGCTCATGCAGAACAGCGGGCTGCCCGAGGCGGGCGACGCCGTGCTCACGCTGCCGCCCCGCTGTCTCGCGGACCCGGAGGTCTACCGCGCGGCGGCGACGCTGCCCGTGGACGCCGCGGAGGCCGTGCGGGAGCGGGCCGCACGGGCCCGGCGCGACCTCGCCGTGGAGGGGTTCCTGGTCCTGCGCGAGGCCGTGGAGGCCGGCGACCCGGAGCCGCTGGCAGCGTTCCACCGCGCCGCCGCCGCGCTCGTCCGTCCCCGGACGCCCGAGTGGCGCAGCCGCTGGAAGAAGGGGGCGGCCACGGCCGCCGCCGCCACCGCCGGGCAGCTCGACGCGCTGGACCGGGGCGAGTCGGACCACCTCGCCGACGCCCGCGTCCACGCCGAAGTGCCCGCCGAGCACGGCGGATTCGGCATGTGCGGCCGCCTGGACGTCTACCGGACCTGA
- a CDS encoding WD40/YVTN/BNR-like repeat-containing protein → MTDVLLTAGTRKGLFIGRRHGGTWAITGPHFNAQAIYSVAVDTRGDTPRILVGGDSAHWGPSVFHSDDLGETWTEPRQPAVKFPKSTGASLERVWQLHPAGPEAPDVVYAGTEPAALFRSEDRGESFELVRPLWEHPTRSRWEPGGGGEGLHTVLTDPRDARAVTVAVSTAGVFRTKDGGASWTPSNKGVSAVFLPDPDPEFGQCVHKVTRDAADPDRLYLQNHWGVFRSDDSGDHWSDIGAGLPSDFGFAAVAHPHRGDTAYVFPINADADRVPAEHRCRVFRTTDAGRTWEPLTEGLPDGAHYGTVLRDALCTDDADPAGVYFGNRNGELYASADDGDSWRQLASHLPDVLCVRAVALD, encoded by the coding sequence ATGACCGACGTATTGCTCACCGCAGGCACCCGCAAGGGTCTCTTCATCGGCCGCAGGCACGGCGGGACCTGGGCGATCACGGGCCCGCACTTCAACGCGCAGGCGATCTACTCGGTCGCCGTGGACACCCGGGGGGACACTCCGAGAATCCTGGTCGGCGGGGACAGCGCGCACTGGGGCCCCTCCGTCTTCCACTCCGACGACCTGGGCGAGACCTGGACCGAGCCGCGACAGCCCGCGGTGAAGTTCCCCAAGTCCACCGGAGCGTCGCTGGAGCGCGTCTGGCAGCTGCATCCCGCGGGGCCGGAGGCGCCGGACGTGGTCTACGCGGGCACGGAGCCGGCCGCGCTCTTCCGTTCCGAGGACCGGGGCGAGTCGTTCGAGCTGGTCCGTCCGCTCTGGGAGCACCCGACCCGCTCGCGGTGGGAGCCGGGCGGCGGCGGCGAGGGGCTGCACACCGTCCTGACCGACCCCCGGGACGCCCGGGCCGTGACCGTCGCCGTGTCGACGGCCGGAGTGTTCCGGACCAAGGACGGCGGCGCGAGCTGGACTCCGTCGAACAAGGGCGTCTCCGCGGTCTTCCTCCCGGATCCGGACCCGGAGTTCGGCCAGTGCGTCCACAAGGTCACCCGGGACGCGGCCGACCCGGACCGCCTCTATCTGCAGAACCACTGGGGCGTGTTCCGCAGCGACGACTCCGGCGACCACTGGAGCGACATCGGCGCGGGCCTGCCCTCCGACTTCGGGTTCGCCGCCGTCGCGCACCCGCACCGCGGTGACACGGCCTACGTCTTCCCGATCAACGCCGACGCCGACCGGGTCCCGGCGGAGCACCGCTGCCGGGTGTTCCGCACGACCGACGCGGGACGCACCTGGGAGCCGCTCACCGAGGGCCTGCCGGACGGGGCGCACTACGGCACGGTGCTGCGGGACGCGCTGTGCACCGACGACGCGGATCCCGCCGGTGTCTACTTCGGCAACCGCAACGGCGAGTTGTACGCCAGCGCGGACGACGGGGACAGCTGGCGGCAGCTCGCGTCGCATCTGCCGGACGTCCTGTGCGTGCGGGCGGTGGCGCTCGACTGA